A window from Fragaria vesca subsp. vesca linkage group LG5, FraVesHawaii_1.0, whole genome shotgun sequence encodes these proteins:
- the LOC101299971 gene encoding salicylic acid-binding protein 2-like, with the protein MEIKNMRVKKHFVPFLVFLCLATASTNNVESQNLPFGKKHFVLVHGAGHGAWCWFKVATLLESAGHNVTALDMAASGINPTQVQKVHSFSDYAEPLIEFMASLPPLHRVILVGHSMGGAIISLAMEMFPLRISAAVFATAAMPGPDLTYSAIVAAINSGATSSLMDSQFIYDDGQNNPPTSLVFGPKFMSSSLYQLSPPEDLTLAFSLVRPSPLFNEEMKLTKLKYGLVRRVLIVSDQDRGYTEQVVRLMISKNPPNEVKVINGSDHMVMVSRPVELFSHLQKIAEIYD; encoded by the exons ATGGAGATTAAAAATATGAGGGTGAAGAAGCATTTTGTGCCATTTCTTGTATTTCTTTGCTTGGCAACAGCTAGTACCAACAACGTAGAAAGCCAGAACCTCCCATTCGGGAAGAAGCATTTTGTGCTTGTTCACGGCGCTGGTCACGGAGCATGGTGTTGGTTCAAGGTGGCAACTCTACTGGAATCCGCCGGTCACAATGTTACAGCTCTAGACATGGCGGCATCCGGAATAAACCCAACGCAGGTACAAAAAGTCCATTCGTTCTCCGATTATGCTGAGCCGTTGATCGAATTTATGGCGTCTCTACCACCACTGCATAGGGTTATCCTAGTTGGCCACAGCATGGGTGGTGCCATCATATCTCTTGCCATGGAGATGTTCCCTCTGAGAATCTCAGCTGCTGTATTCGCCACCGCTGCCATGCCTGGCCCTGATCTCACTTACTCCGCTATAGTTGCAGCG ATAAACAGTGGTGCGACGTCTAGTCTTATGGATTCTCAGTTCATATATGATGACGGGCAAAACAACCCTCCAACCTCGTTGGTGTTTGGGCCTAAATTCATGTCCTCATCGTTGTACCAGCTCTCGCCTCCAGAG GACTTAACATTAGCGTTCTCATTGGTGAGACCTTCCCCACTCTTCAATGAAGAAATGAAACTCACAAAGCTGAAATACGGATTGGTTCGTAGAGTACTCATAGTAAGTGACCAAGACCGTGGTTATACCGAGCAAGTAGTAAGGTTGATGATTAGTAAAAATCCGCCAAATGAAGTGAAAGTGATCAATGGTTCAGATCACATGGTTATGGTCTCCAGACCAGTAGAGCTGTTCTCCCATCTCCAGAAGATTGCTGAGATATACGATTAG